In the genome of Cyprinus carpio isolate SPL01 unplaced genomic scaffold, ASM1834038v1 S000006481, whole genome shotgun sequence, the window gattaattgtataattttgttaTAGTCCATACATTTAATGCACCCAgatccaaataaaacaaaataataggtcaatgtgattttatatatatatatatatatatatatatatatatatatagtgaattatACTCATAGCATAAATAAAAACCCATCAGGGAGTCGCTCTCAAAATGCGGCGAATTAAAATCGCTTTTGATTGTTGCGTGCTCATTTTACTTACGGTTTCGATTTAATAATCGTGCAAATTCTCGGCGGTGCTGAGTGTGCATTCTACAATACAATACATTCATTTTGTCAGATGTCCTGCAACTAATCCTCCTTTGATGTTCTTTATGGGCCAATGagggtctttttttatttgcactgaagaaaatttaaaataataaaaaaaatagtccaGCCAAAGCAAGGGCCCTGCACATGTGGGGCCCCTAGGCTTCAGCTTGTGCATTAATCCACACCTGTGTACAGCACTCCATTACATTACAAGTAAATATCTCACTATCCAGATGTTCACATTAACATACATTAACATATCAGTGAATGATGGTGAGTTTCACTTGTTGATTTCTGCAGAGGTTTGATGGTTTTAGGAGTCAGTTGTAGTTTAGATGAGAGCAGACCAAATCCTGCACCACAATACGAGTATATTCTCTGAGCTTTCTATGAGCTTGTGAATGTTGATCTGTGGGAAGAGatctttcttttaaaagaagCAGGACAACAAGACAAACAGGTTTTCAGCCCAGGCTGCATTTTTACAGTTACCAAAAGTTAGACTGAGCTGCGAATGTAAGTCCAAGAGCCGTTTCCAGTGAATCTTCATCTCGTTTCTAAGGATTGTCACTGAAGGTATGAAATTAACTTGAACTGCTATCAAGTGATGTTTTTTATCGGTTGAgcagtatatttacatttttatatgtggCAAGGTTACAGCAAAGTTTTTAAATATCCCAATTCATGGAGTGAAACAATTTTACTTAGCTTTGAAATAAAGGCtttgattaaatgatttttacacatttcagagtaaatatttgtttgcttcaaatacagtatactgtgtgtgtgtgtgtgtgtatatatatatatatatatatatatatgtatgtataaatgtgttACGCTTCAAATGATTTCATTTGTGTTGCATGAATATAAATCTCTTTATTCAGATTTGATCTAAATGTACTattaaaaagataattacattttaacttcaTCTTAATAAAGTACTGCAGCATATAAAGCCTGTTTTTACTTggcaaatttgcattttcatgttttgtgttcACAAACTTGAACTTCATGACAGATTACAAATTTGGTAATATTCTATGATTTACGTgttgaaatatttcaattttttctgtAATAACTGGAACTCTTTCAAATGGTTTATGCAACCTGAACTGTGAATAATTTTGAGTCAAATCTGTGTATAGCTTTTCAAAACAGAAATCAGCTTTAAATAGCACCAAGCAACACTGCAGCAGCATTTCTAGACCAGCAATATCGTGCCTCTGTCTGAATGTTTTCAATGTAGTTTCTTTACAAAATGCAAAGTGCgtttaagattcaagattcaagatctttatttgtcacatacaagaatatatagagaatatataaccagcagtgaaatgtgagtcaggtccgctccatggacagtgcaattattaaagaatacaacacagatgaaaatatacataaatataggtatgaaagaatgaaataaaaatataagaataatatatatatatatatatatatatatatatatatatatatatatatataacattccACTGAACTTATATACATATGAAGAACATATGtagttaataaaatcaataagcTCACAGACCATAATGATTGTTTGCGAATGTATTTCATCATcgttttaaatgcattacatcCTAATTTGATATTTAGTGCTGCATTTTTTCAGTCTGGTGCATGTCATTGtgtctgttttaaatgtattttttcttctcCTGCACAGAAACACCAATGATAAAAGATGGCGCCTGTTGATGAACTGCTTCTGAAGATTCTGGATGATCTGGACTCAAAAAAACTACACAGGTTTAAATGGCTCTTAAAGAAGAATCATGCCTCTATTTCAACAGCTGATACTGAGAACGCAGAAGCCACAGGTGTAGTGGACATAATGGTGGCACGATTCACATCAGCAGGAGCCGTGAAGGTCATGTTGGACATCCTGAGGAAGATGAACGAGAACCATCTGGCTGAACAGTTAGAGAACGAATACAAGGATGGTAATGAAGGAGAAGCATTACAAATGCTATGACTGTAACAGAAATGCTCTGAATACATCCCTCTGTCTCTGTTTCAGTGGGAAGTGCAGTGCAGACGAGCAGAGACGCTCACACTGTTGATCTGAATCTTCAATCAGGTGAAGCTGTAAATGCTCCTGTTCTCTCCAGTCCAGTGACCGTCCCCTCGAGCTCCGGTGGTGTCGGTATGACTAACACGGTCAACATGAAAACAATGCATGTAGAGTTATGGTTCAATATATaagatgctgtgttttttttaacgtCTAGAGCAACAGCCCTGCAGTGCTGAGAATAAATTACGTATGCCAGTTTTTAAGAGCTTTTCACTTACAGCTCAGAGGTAggaacatttgcatttacattttttataacattttacaataaggttcaatttgttacCATTAGTTAACATGGTactaataattagaaatatttctaaagcatttacTAGTCTTAGTTTAGGTCGATTTCAACATTTCTGCATTATTAGACGAAGAGGTTGTGtctgttaacatgaactaatgatGAAAAATACTTCCCAAATCTACTGCAGTGCTGAGAAGAAGTTGCGATTTCCGGTTTTGAGGAGTTTTCCACTTCAAAGGTAGGAacgtttacatttataattttgcaaacactTTACAATGTGTTAAGTTTTCTGACAGTAGAGACTAACTTAACAGAGACTAACAATGACCAATACatgtaaagcatttattaatctcagttcatgttaatatcaatatttactaatactgtacattatgaaaatcaaaagttttatttgttaatactgctgtttatttctaaagcattttatacaatacagacagAGATAATGAAAGTAAcagaatcaataaaataattatggaGACAGTTCAGATTCAGCTGTAATTAAAGCAGCTGCACAGAAAACAATAGTGCCGTCATCCAACTTAATTCAGCGCAAGATTTATTTAATCAACCtgaatgagctaacatgaacatgACTatctttttattaatgaattttagagattaataaatgctgtaacaaatgtattgctcattgttcattaactaatgggaccttattgcaTTTGTTATACAGCAACTTGCATTGCATGCGAGCTTCAGGCTATATATTCAGTACACGTTCAATATGCCACTGATATGCTACCTTTATTTGTGCTTGTTCTTCTACAGTATAAATGGCCAAGATTTGGAGATTAAACAGTGTaggtttaaaaacacacacaaacacattttcagcatTCAGCCAAAATA includes:
- the LOC109088263 gene encoding neoverrucotoxin subunit alpha-like; this encodes MAPVDELLLKILDDLDSKKLHRFKWLLKKNHASISTADTENAEATGVVDIMVARFTSAGAVKVMLDILRKMNENHLAEQLENEYKDVGSAVQTSRDAHTVDLNLQSGEAVNAPVLSSPVTVPSSSGGVEQQPCSAENKLRMPVFKSFSLTAQSAEKKLRFPVLRSFPLQSINGQDLEIKQYACNLTLDPNAAHPNLFLSERNRKATHVREKQPYPDHPERFDWQPQVLCGESLAGRCYWEVEWSTRMWVEIAVTYKGTRYKGADNDFLFSRNARSWVLKCSRYQYLAYHNNHMTNIPAPSQSKRVGVYVDVSASTLSFYSVSDTHTLTHLHTFNTTFTEPLYAGFLLQSDCSVSLCEF